A genomic stretch from Pseudomonadota bacterium includes:
- a CDS encoding peptidylprolyl isomerase, whose translation MDIRHLAVTASIVSALLASGCQAADQKVSASPPAQGAPPVSSGAKTNRPTYTAAPPVGDLTQYAKQQVVIETERGNIVFELYPKEAPKTVASFVKLAQDGFYDGLTFHRVEPGFVVQGGDPEGNGSGGPGFTLPAEFNAHKHLKGTVAMARTSDPNSAGSQFYICLEAVPQLDGQYTVFGQVTKGVENVAKIQKGDHMLKVRVESKGDGTSPSGGASAAPGGASAAPSAAATPGAASSSAPASHP comes from the coding sequence ATGGACATTCGTCATCTCGCTGTCACAGCGTCGATCGTCAGCGCACTTCTCGCCAGCGGCTGCCAGGCCGCCGATCAGAAGGTCTCAGCCTCTCCCCCCGCGCAAGGCGCGCCCCCCGTGTCATCCGGCGCGAAGACCAATCGTCCCACCTACACGGCCGCTCCGCCTGTCGGTGATCTCACGCAGTACGCGAAGCAGCAGGTGGTCATCGAGACCGAGCGCGGCAACATCGTCTTCGAGCTCTATCCGAAGGAGGCCCCCAAGACCGTCGCCAGCTTCGTCAAGCTCGCCCAGGACGGTTTCTACGACGGCCTCACGTTCCACCGCGTCGAGCCCGGCTTCGTCGTGCAGGGGGGAGATCCGGAGGGGAACGGCTCGGGCGGTCCTGGGTTCACGCTTCCCGCGGAGTTCAACGCCCACAAGCATCTCAAGGGCACCGTGGCCATGGCGCGCACCTCAGACCCAAACAGCGCCGGCTCGCAGTTCTACATCTGTCTCGAGGCCGTGCCCCAGCTTGACGGGCAGTACACGGTCTTCGGTCAGGTGACGAAGGGCGTCGAGAACGTCGCGAAGATCCAGAAGGGCGACCACATGCTGAAGGTTCGCGTCGAGTCGAAGGGCGATGGAACGAGCCCTTCCGGTGGGGCGTCGGCCGCTCCGGGTGGTGCATCTGCCGCGCCGAGCGCGGCGGCTACGCCGGGGGCCGCATCTTCGTCAGCACCGGCTTCGCATCCCTGA
- a CDS encoding aminotransferase class I/II-fold pyridoxal phosphate-dependent enzyme has translation MPVMSTIDPWSLGVPPRSASPADMLDLSGARAPLGYAPMTAKRIVESTRSDAVPWRDAVSALVDALSRKFSLIPERICVGAGTRVLLPAVLQALSETDGTLALPELAPPLHTLCAARTGLRQVRVTSGNPLAPDLEEWKRVLERERPALALLAHPANPGGHGLDRDAMASLLGAALASGTCLIIDEAYADYAEKAEFARVVPLLEESPHLVVMRSFSSLQGLEGLPTAFTLSAVETAVRIRPATIGLEPGEMAARASTAAVGETTFDQMIRERVGRARFALYRTLTEWGLTVDSGVAPWVVVTVPDSGDATKRLAARGLRVRDLAPWGLPGRIRIRAGTEDEVARFIRDAKPVLTKMRPPA, from the coding sequence ATGCCTGTGATGTCCACCATCGACCCGTGGTCCCTCGGCGTCCCTCCGCGCAGCGCTTCCCCCGCGGACATGCTCGACCTCAGCGGAGCGCGGGCACCGCTCGGGTATGCGCCCATGACCGCAAAGCGCATCGTCGAGTCGACACGGTCTGACGCAGTACCGTGGCGTGACGCGGTAAGCGCCCTCGTCGACGCCCTCTCACGCAAGTTCAGCCTCATACCGGAGCGCATCTGTGTGGGGGCTGGCACGCGGGTTCTGCTGCCGGCGGTTCTCCAGGCCCTGAGCGAGACCGATGGAACCCTTGCCTTGCCCGAGCTGGCGCCCCCCCTGCACACCCTGTGCGCCGCGCGCACGGGGCTGCGCCAGGTGCGCGTGACATCAGGGAACCCACTGGCGCCAGACCTCGAGGAGTGGAAGCGGGTGCTCGAGCGCGAGCGTCCCGCCCTCGCGCTGCTGGCCCATCCGGCCAATCCGGGCGGTCATGGTCTCGATCGCGACGCCATGGCGTCACTGCTCGGCGCGGCCCTGGCCTCAGGGACCTGCCTCATCATCGACGAGGCCTATGCAGACTATGCTGAGAAGGCAGAGTTTGCCCGTGTCGTTCCGCTTCTCGAGGAATCGCCCCATCTGGTGGTGATGCGCTCATTCTCGTCGCTGCAGGGGCTCGAAGGGCTTCCCACGGCGTTCACGCTCTCAGCCGTGGAGACGGCCGTGCGCATCCGCCCCGCCACCATCGGTCTCGAGCCTGGCGAGATGGCGGCTCGCGCGTCGACCGCAGCCGTGGGAGAGACCACGTTCGACCAGATGATCCGGGAACGGGTGGGCCGCGCGCGGTTCGCGCTCTACCGAACGCTCACCGAGTGGGGGCTGACCGTGGACTCGGGCGTCGCACCGTGGGTGGTCGTCACCGTCCCGGACAGCGGCGACGCAACAAAACGCCTCGCCGCGCGCGGGCTGCGCGTGCGCGACCTCGCCCCCTGGGGACTCCCGGGCAGGATCCGCATCCGTGCCGGGACCGAGGACGAGGTCGCCCGCTTCATCAGGGATGCGAAGCCGGTGCTGACGAAGATGCGGCCCCCGGCGTAG
- a CDS encoding ABC transporter permease produces the protein MNRISVVARYEFTTHARRWEFLVVTLGLPIMAALLVILASVPNFLYLRQRQMEVRGVQVGLVNAPAALAFPSELKGAAPSREGAPQEPRGVASAGGLTLPQTFRFQRYATVAEGEKALLDHTVEYLYVFPNDYVTTGQAECVTLRRSPFDVSVRPPMAMLIREGLLAGRIDDKTLARVRVPLLEKAVVLDDRGRRVSDPFADQVISVVLPYAMMALLVMSLLGSSTYILRGLTEEKESRIQEVLLSSVRPADLFYGKIIGLGALGLVQVSVWLAFGLPLAARTLSAFSIGADALAIFVLYFLLGFALYASILAGIGSIGSTEKEANHIFAIFVMLFSSPLLFLPILLDAPNGALARAFSLFPFTSPLMMVMRSVSTRVPTGELALSIALLAAAVVAALRVSLKVFQAGLLMYGKSIRPAEVWRALRS, from the coding sequence ATGAACCGCATCTCGGTGGTTGCCCGATACGAGTTCACAACCCACGCCCGACGATGGGAGTTCCTCGTGGTGACCCTCGGCCTGCCCATCATGGCGGCCCTCCTCGTCATCCTTGCGTCGGTGCCGAACTTCTTGTACCTGCGCCAGCGCCAGATGGAGGTGCGAGGCGTGCAGGTCGGCCTCGTCAACGCGCCGGCGGCTCTCGCCTTCCCGTCCGAGCTCAAAGGCGCGGCGCCGTCGCGGGAAGGCGCGCCCCAAGAGCCGCGTGGCGTGGCTTCAGCGGGGGGCCTCACCCTTCCGCAGACCTTTCGGTTTCAGCGATACGCTACGGTGGCCGAAGGCGAGAAGGCGCTGCTCGACCACACCGTCGAGTACCTCTACGTCTTCCCGAACGACTACGTCACCACGGGGCAGGCAGAGTGTGTCACCCTGCGCCGAAGCCCGTTCGATGTGAGCGTTCGCCCTCCGATGGCCATGCTCATCCGCGAAGGGCTTCTCGCGGGAAGAATCGACGACAAGACGCTGGCGCGCGTGCGCGTCCCTCTCCTTGAGAAAGCCGTCGTGCTCGACGACCGCGGCCGTCGCGTGAGCGACCCCTTCGCCGATCAGGTGATCTCGGTCGTGCTTCCCTACGCCATGATGGCCCTTCTCGTGATGTCGCTGCTCGGTTCCTCGACGTACATCTTGCGGGGGCTGACCGAAGAGAAGGAGAGCCGCATCCAGGAGGTTCTGCTATCATCGGTTCGCCCCGCCGATCTGTTCTACGGCAAGATCATCGGTCTCGGCGCCCTCGGTCTGGTGCAGGTGTCGGTCTGGCTCGCCTTCGGGCTCCCCCTCGCCGCGCGCACGCTGTCGGCCTTCTCGATCGGAGCCGATGCGCTGGCCATCTTCGTGCTCTACTTCCTGCTCGGCTTCGCCCTGTACGCATCGATTCTCGCGGGCATCGGGTCCATCGGCAGCACCGAGAAGGAAGCCAACCACATCTTCGCCATCTTCGTGATGCTCTTCTCGAGCCCGCTGCTGTTCCTGCCCATTCTCCTCGATGCGCCCAACGGCGCCCTCGCGCGTGCCTTCTCGCTGTTCCCGTTCACCTCGCCGCTCATGATGGTGATGCGCAGCGTGAGCACCCGCGTTCCCACGGGAGAGCTGGCACTGTCGATCGCCCTCCTCGCGGCTGCCGTCGTGGCGGCGCTGCGCGTCTCGCTGAAGGTCTTTCAGGCCGGCCTGCTGATGTACGGCAAATCGATCCGTCCCGCGGAGGTGTGGCGGGCGCTTCGATCGTGA